One stretch of Paenibacillus sp. FSL R5-0341 DNA includes these proteins:
- a CDS encoding DUF4446 family protein, producing MAELNELILEQLLWIIGGMALLTVILLIVSIAQGAKLRKFKRKYEAMMAGSGVEDLESLLINLKIQMDSIEDEHKLQTNQLQVVMQKLTRIQGKVGVKRYNAYGELGSDLSFSMAMINDSQDGMILTGIYNRDGSYVYAKPLKGGESAYTLSPEEKEAITLAQQAE from the coding sequence ATGGCTGAATTAAACGAGCTGATTCTGGAACAGCTGTTATGGATTATTGGCGGAATGGCATTACTTACGGTGATCTTGCTGATTGTGAGTATTGCTCAGGGGGCAAAGTTACGAAAGTTTAAACGTAAATATGAAGCCATGATGGCTGGCAGTGGAGTAGAGGATCTGGAATCATTACTCATTAATCTGAAAATTCAGATGGACAGCATTGAGGATGAACACAAACTGCAAACGAATCAGCTGCAAGTTGTCATGCAAAAGCTTACCCGCATTCAAGGTAAAGTTGGCGTGAAAAGATACAATGCTTATGGAGAGCTTGGCAGTGATCTGAGCTTCTCGATGGCCATGATTAACGATAGCCAGGATGGCATGATTCTTACGGGGATATATAACCGCGACGGTTCTTATGTATATGCAAAACCTCTTAAAGGGGGAGAGTCCGCGTACACTCTGTCCCCAGAGGAAAAGGAAGCTATTACTCTGGCACAGCAAGCAGAGTAG
- the noc gene encoding nucleoid occlusion protein, with translation MKEQFSKLFGLAERNNGDEIKQIPVNEIVSSPYQPRTIFDDDKIDELLQTIKTHGVIQPIVVRVRNGSYEIIAGERRWRAVRKLGLDTIPAIVREFNDSQAASIALIENLQREGLTSIEEAVAYQKLIDLHQLTQESLAQRLGKSQSTIANKIRLLQLPEGIKAALMERKISERHARALLSLDTEELQMKLLGEIIEKELNVKQTEARVAFYKESSKIKKSKRVSFTKDVRLALNTIRQSIDMVTGSGLDIKTKEADHEDHYEIVIHIPKRK, from the coding sequence ATGAAAGAACAATTTTCGAAGTTGTTTGGTTTGGCGGAGCGCAATAACGGAGATGAGATCAAACAGATTCCGGTTAATGAAATTGTGAGCAGCCCATATCAACCCCGTACTATTTTTGATGATGATAAAATTGATGAGTTGTTGCAGACGATTAAAACACATGGCGTAATTCAGCCTATTGTCGTTCGCGTGCGAAATGGATCATATGAGATTATTGCCGGGGAACGTCGCTGGCGTGCAGTTCGAAAACTGGGTCTGGATACGATTCCAGCCATTGTGCGTGAATTCAACGATTCTCAGGCCGCATCCATTGCACTGATTGAGAACTTGCAACGTGAAGGATTGACTTCGATAGAAGAAGCCGTGGCCTATCAGAAACTGATTGACTTACATCAACTGACACAGGAAAGTCTTGCACAACGACTCGGCAAAAGCCAGTCAACCATCGCCAACAAAATTCGGTTGTTACAACTCCCGGAAGGCATTAAGGCCGCATTGATGGAACGTAAAATTTCTGAACGGCATGCAAGAGCTTTACTTTCTCTCGATACGGAAGAACTACAGATGAAGTTGCTCGGTGAGATTATTGAAAAAGAATTGAATGTGAAACAGACAGAGGCGCGTGTTGCTTTCTACAAGGAATCTTCCAAGATTAAAAAATCCAAACGTGTTTCCTTTACCAAGGACGTAAGACTTGCACTTAATACAATTCGCCAATCCATTGATATGGTAACTGGCTCTGGTCTGGACATCAAAACAAAAGAAGCCGACCATGAGGATCATTACGAGATCGTTATTCATATTCCCAAACGCAAATAA
- the rpsR gene encoding 30S ribosomal protein S18 has product MGFKQREGGDNDKRPARRGGRNKRRKVCFFTANKITHIDYKDTDLLRKFISERGKILPRRVTGTSAKYQRMLTIAIKRSRQIALLPYTTE; this is encoded by the coding sequence ATGGGCTTCAAGCAAAGAGAAGGCGGAGACAACGATAAAAGACCGGCACGTCGTGGCGGCCGTAATAAACGTCGTAAAGTGTGCTTCTTCACAGCTAACAAAATTACTCACATCGATTATAAAGATACGGACTTGCTTCGTAAATTTATCAGCGAACGTGGAAAAATTTTGCCACGCCGTGTAACAGGTACTAGCGCTAAATATCAACGCATGCTGACGATTGCAATCAAACGCTCCCGTCAAATCGCATTATTGCCATACACAACTGAGTAG
- a CDS encoding DUF3343 domain-containing protein, whose amino-acid sequence MDEWINDWMLIAFDSTQQALRAEMLLEFAEIEIDLFPTPKEITAGCALCIQFPKEDLERVQKIIRNEFVEIRGLYFKTEDSYDNIPM is encoded by the coding sequence ATGGACGAATGGATTAACGATTGGATGCTGATTGCATTTGATTCAACCCAGCAGGCACTGCGTGCTGAAATGCTGCTGGAGTTTGCCGAGATAGAGATCGATTTATTCCCTACGCCAAAAGAAATTACAGCAGGTTGTGCGTTATGTATCCAGTTTCCAAAAGAGGATTTGGAGCGAGTACAAAAGATCATTCGTAACGAGTTCGTAGAGATCCGAGGCCTCTATTTCAAAACAGAAGACAGCTATGATAACATACCGATGTAG
- a CDS encoding mechanosensitive ion channel family protein — translation MLPFQFAQGTTASGPVAAVDEALRWTDKVWNKIADPDMWLNIMFSSIRIIIIFIITRIVIKVVYRIIDRSMERKQEGKIRVNPRRFVTVGELLKNATSITCNFIMILLLLSEINIQVGPLLASAGVLGLAIGFGAQGLVKDVITGFFIILEDQFAVGDVIQTGTYKGTVEVIGLRTTKLVSWQGEVHIIPNGAIASVTNYSMSNSLAVVDIPMKADLSLDESVHLVKKSLVGIEERDLNIVKVPDVLGIQSMSTSEYVVRIVAECMPNSRASVERQIQGDVKKTLEYHEMNNQAALEQAVALEKDEGDGTGGA, via the coding sequence ATGTTGCCATTTCAATTTGCTCAAGGGACTACAGCTAGCGGTCCGGTAGCCGCCGTGGATGAAGCCCTGCGTTGGACGGATAAAGTCTGGAACAAAATTGCAGATCCCGATATGTGGCTTAACATTATGTTCAGCTCAATTCGGATCATCATTATTTTCATCATCACCCGTATTGTCATTAAGGTGGTATATCGAATTATAGATCGTTCCATGGAACGCAAGCAGGAAGGCAAAATTCGCGTGAATCCGCGCAGATTCGTAACGGTAGGGGAACTGCTGAAAAATGCGACCTCCATAACATGTAATTTTATTATGATTCTGCTACTGTTATCTGAGATCAATATCCAAGTTGGGCCGTTACTCGCGAGTGCTGGTGTTCTCGGGCTTGCCATTGGTTTCGGTGCACAGGGTTTGGTCAAGGATGTTATTACGGGTTTCTTCATTATATTGGAGGATCAATTCGCTGTGGGGGATGTTATTCAGACGGGAACCTACAAGGGAACGGTTGAGGTGATCGGACTTAGAACTACCAAACTGGTCAGCTGGCAAGGTGAGGTGCACATTATCCCGAACGGGGCGATTGCAAGTGTAACGAACTACTCCATGTCAAATTCGCTAGCTGTAGTGGATATTCCGATGAAGGCGGACTTGAGTCTCGATGAGTCTGTACACCTGGTGAAGAAGTCTTTGGTTGGGATTGAAGAGCGTGATCTAAATATTGTGAAGGTGCCGGATGTACTCGGTATACAGTCGATGTCTACGTCGGAGTATGTGGTGCGAATTGTGGCCGAATGTATGCCTAACTCTCGTGCTTCGGTGGAACGTCAGATTCAGGGCGATGTGAAAAAAACGTTGGAGTACCATGAGATGAATAATCAAGCAGCATTGGAGCAGGCCGTAGCTTTGGAGAAAGATGAGGGGGATGGCACAGGTGGAGCGTAA
- the yyaC gene encoding spore protease YyaC — MNPTSRSFSSQDMTSLKIPHTDPGIHSAITHRLMFHLYKAHSLQNVVIVCIGTDRSTGDCLGPLVGSALSKWDSPLFHLYGTLDEPVHAMNLQDTLHNIQKTHHNPYVIGIDACLGQSSSVGCIQVVNGPLKPGAGVNKELPPVGDIHLTGIVNVGGFMEYFVLQNTRLSLVMRMSEIISSSLYSAIREWHTRSTLLAVPE, encoded by the coding sequence ATGAATCCTACTTCGCGTTCCTTTTCATCACAAGATATGACCAGTTTGAAAATCCCCCATACCGATCCAGGCATTCACTCAGCCATTACCCATCGTTTAATGTTCCATCTCTATAAAGCCCATTCTCTGCAAAATGTAGTGATCGTCTGCATCGGCACAGATCGCTCAACAGGCGACTGTCTTGGTCCTCTGGTCGGATCAGCCCTTTCCAAGTGGGACAGCCCTTTATTCCATTTGTATGGTACCTTGGATGAACCTGTCCATGCCATGAACCTTCAGGATACGCTCCACAACATACAGAAAACACACCATAACCCTTATGTGATTGGCATCGACGCCTGTCTTGGGCAGTCATCCAGTGTAGGATGCATTCAAGTCGTGAATGGTCCACTCAAACCAGGTGCGGGGGTAAATAAAGAATTACCGCCGGTCGGCGATATCCATCTGACAGGTATCGTTAACGTCGGCGGCTTTATGGAATACTTTGTTCTACAGAACACGCGGCTCAGTCTCGTTATGCGCATGTCCGAGATTATATCCAGCAGTCTATACTCGGCCATCCGGGAATGGCATACACGTTCTACTCTGCTTGCTGTGCCAGAGTAA
- a CDS encoding DUF951 domain-containing protein — protein sequence MERKSFQLGDIVQMKKQHPCGSNEMEIIRMGMDIRIKCVGCKHSVLIPRAKFEKNMKKVLRSAEDSTES from the coding sequence GTGGAGCGTAAAAGTTTCCAGCTTGGGGATATTGTGCAGATGAAGAAGCAGCATCCCTGTGGCAGTAATGAAATGGAGATCATTCGAATGGGTATGGATATTCGGATTAAGTGCGTCGGATGTAAACATAGTGTATTGATTCCAAGAGCAAAATTTGAGAAAAACATGAAGAAGGTACTGCGCTCAGCGGAAGATTCCACTGAATCCTGA
- a CDS encoding YjzC family protein — translation MGEKTEFEPGDKAPNDGEYTEVGEKSFVTEIQNPKRVTLQKGEAFPETSNHNRKWKKLTKARVH, via the coding sequence ATGGGTGAAAAAACCGAGTTTGAACCAGGAGACAAAGCACCAAACGATGGAGAGTACACGGAAGTCGGGGAAAAAAGCTTTGTTACGGAAATTCAGAATCCGAAGCGGGTAACGCTGCAAAAAGGCGAAGCTTTTCCCGAGACAAGCAATCATAATCGCAAGTGGAAGAAGCTGACCAAAGCCCGCGTCCACTAA
- the ssb gene encoding single-stranded DNA-binding protein, which yields MLNRVILIGRLTRDPELRYTPAGVAVTQFTLAVDRPFTSQGGEKEADFIPVVTWRQLAETCANYLRKGRLAAVEGRIQVRNYENNEGKRVYVTEVIADNVRFLESANRDNSGGGGGQPMREEPSYGGGGRANNNNNSRSNNQDPFSDDGKPIDISDDDLPF from the coding sequence TTGTTGAACCGTGTCATTCTGATCGGACGGTTAACCCGGGATCCTGAGTTGCGTTACACTCCAGCAGGAGTAGCAGTTACGCAATTTACTTTGGCAGTGGACAGACCGTTTACAAGCCAAGGGGGAGAAAAGGAAGCCGATTTCATTCCGGTCGTAACCTGGAGACAGCTTGCCGAGACCTGTGCAAACTATTTGCGCAAAGGACGCCTGGCTGCAGTCGAAGGACGCATTCAAGTACGGAACTATGAGAATAATGAAGGAAAACGTGTATACGTGACCGAAGTTATTGCCGATAATGTCCGTTTCTTGGAGTCAGCTAACCGTGATAATAGCGGTGGCGGCGGTGGGCAACCAATGCGTGAAGAGCCTTCTTATGGAGGCGGCGGACGCGCGAACAATAACAATAATTCGCGTAGCAACAATCAGGATCCTTTTTCCGATGACGGAAAACCGATTGATATATCGGATGATGATTTGCCATTTTAA
- the rsmG gene encoding 16S rRNA (guanine(527)-N(7))-methyltransferase RsmG, producing MDDIQQQLQRRLKKHGLELGELQLEQFELYYQELVSWNEKMNLTGITDREQVYTKHFYDSVSLAFYTDMTKVNKLADIGSGAGFPGLPLKICFPHIKLTIIDSLNKRIGFLQHVVDILGLTDVELVHGRAEEIGRKEGYRDSYDLVTARAVAKLAVLNEFCLPFVRKSGIFAAMKGGDPREEMKEAEFSFNQLKGRVKAVHPFQLPVEESERHIILIQKFDKTPYKYPRKPGTPMKTPLI from the coding sequence ATGGACGATATTCAACAGCAACTGCAGCGGCGCTTAAAGAAACATGGATTAGAGCTGGGAGAACTCCAATTGGAGCAATTCGAACTGTATTATCAGGAGCTCGTATCCTGGAATGAAAAGATGAATCTGACCGGTATCACGGATCGGGAGCAAGTGTATACCAAGCATTTCTATGATTCGGTATCGCTGGCCTTTTATACAGACATGACCAAAGTGAATAAGCTTGCTGACATTGGATCTGGAGCGGGTTTTCCTGGGTTACCCCTGAAAATCTGTTTCCCGCACATTAAGCTGACGATTATTGACTCATTAAATAAACGGATTGGCTTCCTACAGCATGTGGTAGATATCCTTGGCCTGACTGATGTGGAATTGGTCCATGGACGTGCTGAAGAGATTGGACGCAAAGAAGGGTATCGTGACAGCTACGATCTCGTTACGGCGCGTGCAGTAGCCAAGCTGGCTGTGCTAAATGAATTCTGTCTTCCTTTTGTTCGTAAAAGTGGAATATTCGCTGCCATGAAGGGCGGAGACCCGCGTGAAGAAATGAAGGAAGCGGAGTTCAGCTTCAATCAGCTGAAAGGACGGGTAAAAGCCGTTCATCCATTCCAGCTGCCGGTTGAAGAATCAGAGCGTCATATCATCTTGATTCAGAAATTTGATAAGACACCATATAAGTATCCACGCAAACCAGGTACTCCAATGAAGACTCCGCTGATATAG
- a CDS encoding M15 family metallopeptidase, producing MNTSKRRGKQRKRKSLKTWIVATLLLSIIYVWLQQKSDIDNMWPGTPIQDATPITGLHPVVAENEELLVRKAARRGIEIVITHGYRSSEEQDALFNQGRSSAGSIVTNARGGESYHNYGLAIDFALRTPEGDVVWDMERDDNGNGKADWMEVVDLAKELGFTWGGDWANFPDYPHLQMDFGLSINELKRGKRPPDSE from the coding sequence ATGAATACATCAAAGCGTAGAGGGAAGCAGAGAAAAAGGAAAAGTCTTAAAACCTGGATTGTAGCTACTCTTTTACTTTCCATCATATATGTGTGGTTACAGCAAAAAAGTGATATAGATAACATGTGGCCCGGGACACCGATCCAAGATGCAACACCAATAACAGGTCTACATCCTGTAGTGGCAGAGAATGAAGAGTTATTGGTACGTAAGGCAGCCAGACGTGGAATAGAGATCGTTATAACCCACGGCTATCGAAGTTCCGAGGAGCAAGATGCACTATTTAACCAAGGACGCTCAAGTGCAGGCAGTATCGTTACTAATGCGCGTGGTGGTGAATCATATCATAACTATGGATTAGCTATTGATTTTGCATTGAGGACGCCTGAGGGTGATGTGGTGTGGGATATGGAACGGGATGATAACGGCAATGGCAAAGCAGACTGGATGGAAGTCGTGGATCTCGCGAAAGAGTTGGGTTTCACTTGGGGTGGCGACTGGGCTAACTTTCCGGACTATCCTCACTTACAGATGGATTTTGGTTTGAGTATCAATGAGTTAAAACGAGGTAAAAGACCTCCAGATTCTGAATAA
- a CDS encoding AAA family ATPase: MSKIMAVANQKGGVGKTTTSVNLGAGLASLGKRVLLVDIDPQGNTTSGVGINKADVANCIYDVIINEVPPQEAIVETQIEGLHIIPATIQLAGAEIELVSTISREVRLKKSLAMVKKNYDYILIDCPPSLGMLTINSLTASDSVIIPIQCEYYALEGLSQLLNTVRLVQKHLNTSLQIEGVLLTMFDARTNLGIQVIEEVKKYFQQKVYQTIIPRNVRLSEAPSHGQSIITYDPRSRGAEVYLELAKEVISYE; encoded by the coding sequence TTGTCTAAGATTATGGCCGTAGCAAATCAAAAGGGCGGTGTGGGGAAAACGACGACATCTGTTAACTTGGGTGCAGGACTGGCTTCACTCGGGAAAAGAGTATTGCTTGTCGATATTGACCCTCAGGGGAATACAACCAGCGGAGTCGGAATCAATAAAGCAGATGTGGCTAATTGCATATATGATGTCATTATTAATGAGGTTCCTCCTCAAGAAGCAATTGTGGAGACTCAGATTGAAGGCCTTCATATCATACCTGCAACGATTCAACTTGCCGGAGCCGAGATCGAATTGGTGTCCACGATATCACGGGAAGTTCGCCTGAAAAAATCACTCGCCATGGTGAAAAAAAACTATGATTACATACTGATCGATTGCCCACCATCCCTCGGTATGTTGACGATCAATTCGTTGACCGCTTCCGATTCGGTGATCATTCCGATTCAGTGTGAGTATTACGCACTTGAAGGATTAAGCCAGCTGCTTAATACGGTTCGTTTGGTACAAAAACATCTGAATACATCCCTACAGATTGAAGGGGTATTGCTGACGATGTTTGATGCACGGACCAATCTAGGGATACAGGTTATTGAAGAAGTGAAAAAGTATTTTCAACAAAAAGTATATCAAACGATTATTCCGCGCAACGTACGACTTAGCGAAGCACCATCTCATGGTCAATCGATTATCACGTATGACCCTCGCTCAAGAGGGGCGGAAGTATATTTAGAGCTCGCAAAGGAAGTGATTTCTTATGAGTAA
- a CDS encoding aminotransferase class V-fold PLP-dependent enzyme, translated as MEGVIYLDHAATSWPKPPAVGDAMLSALEIAGANPGRGSHRMAVQASRVLFEARRSISDIFGIKNANDIAFGSNTTEALNLAIQGSLREGDHVIATMAEHNSVRRPLEYMRRLRNVEIDYVPVNAAGAIDLMQMERMFRSNTRLVVCTHSSNLLGSILLIGEISLLCRKHRAILLVDAAQSAGVMPVNVQQLGIDMLAFPGHKGLLGPQGTGGLYIAPELDIEPLLHGGTGSQSEALEQPKVRPDRYEAGTPNTVGIAGLNAGVKHVLEMTPAVIYQHEWELTQLMMEGLSSVKGIRMLGPEIGQPRTGLVSFTVEGYDSAQLAFRLDRNYGIAVRSGFHCTPLAHESAGTTATGAVRASVGYNSTREHVDTLVKAVLELTRAD; from the coding sequence GTGGAGGGAGTTATCTATCTAGATCATGCAGCAACATCTTGGCCCAAACCACCTGCTGTCGGTGATGCGATGCTGAGTGCACTGGAGATTGCCGGAGCTAATCCTGGCAGAGGAAGTCACCGTATGGCTGTTCAGGCAAGTCGTGTATTGTTCGAGGCCAGAAGATCTATATCCGATATCTTTGGAATCAAAAATGCGAATGATATTGCATTCGGATCAAATACGACAGAAGCGCTGAATCTAGCTATTCAAGGCTCGCTTAGAGAGGGCGACCATGTGATTGCCACCATGGCTGAACATAACTCAGTCAGACGACCACTGGAGTACATGCGCAGACTCCGAAATGTAGAGATTGATTATGTACCTGTTAATGCTGCGGGAGCTATTGATCTGATGCAAATGGAACGTATGTTTCGTTCCAATACCAGATTAGTGGTATGTACACATAGTTCCAATCTGCTTGGCAGTATTCTTCTTATTGGAGAAATTTCGCTCCTGTGTCGTAAACATCGTGCGATCTTGTTGGTAGATGCGGCTCAGAGTGCTGGGGTTATGCCTGTGAATGTACAACAATTGGGCATTGATATGTTGGCTTTTCCAGGGCATAAGGGGCTGCTTGGACCTCAGGGTACAGGGGGCTTGTACATTGCTCCTGAGCTCGATATAGAGCCTTTACTTCATGGAGGAACAGGAAGTCAGTCAGAAGCTTTGGAGCAGCCAAAGGTGCGTCCTGATCGGTATGAAGCGGGGACGCCGAATACAGTCGGAATCGCAGGGCTGAATGCAGGTGTGAAGCATGTACTTGAGATGACACCAGCGGTCATCTACCAGCATGAGTGGGAATTGACTCAACTTATGATGGAAGGGCTGTCGTCCGTTAAGGGCATTCGAATGCTCGGTCCAGAGATTGGACAGCCACGTACCGGATTAGTATCCTTTACTGTGGAAGGGTATGATTCGGCACAACTCGCATTCCGATTAGATCGGAATTATGGAATTGCGGTTCGCTCCGGTTTTCATTGCACACCGCTTGCACATGAATCTGCGGGTACAACCGCTACAGGAGCGGTAAGAGCAAGTGTGGGATACAATTCAACTAGAGAACATGTGGATACGCTCGTTAAGGCAGTGTTGGAGTTGACACGGGCAGACTAA
- a CDS encoding ParB/RepB/Spo0J family partition protein translates to MSKRLGKGLDALIPSLSINDDDKVVEIPISQLRANPYQPRKVFDEGAIHELAESIRQHGVIQPIIVRPVLRGYEIIAGERRFRASQYCGNATVPAVVRNFSDQQVMEIALIENLQRENLNAMEVAVAYQGLMDQFALTQEELSVKVGKSRSHIANFLRLLSLPEEVKDHVSRGTLSMGHARAIVGVKDEVMVKQLAKQTIDQQWSVRELEEAVQQLDRSKTGEAKAKSKLKKKDPFIDTLEESLRERFKTTVKIKHNKDKGKIELNYYSQQDLERLLELLQ, encoded by the coding sequence ATGAGTAAGCGGCTTGGAAAAGGTCTTGATGCCCTCATTCCTTCGCTTTCAATTAATGACGATGATAAAGTCGTAGAAATCCCGATTAGTCAACTGCGGGCTAACCCCTATCAACCACGTAAGGTCTTTGATGAGGGCGCAATACATGAACTGGCTGAGTCTATCCGTCAGCATGGTGTCATACAACCTATTATTGTTCGTCCTGTATTACGAGGGTATGAGATTATTGCCGGAGAACGTCGGTTTAGAGCTTCGCAATATTGTGGTAATGCCACCGTACCCGCTGTAGTCCGCAATTTTAGTGATCAGCAGGTAATGGAGATTGCGTTGATTGAGAACCTGCAACGGGAGAATCTGAATGCCATGGAAGTTGCAGTTGCTTATCAGGGGTTAATGGACCAATTCGCGTTGACTCAGGAAGAGTTGTCTGTAAAAGTCGGTAAATCACGCTCTCACATTGCTAACTTCTTGCGTCTGTTATCATTACCAGAAGAAGTAAAGGATCATGTTTCACGTGGAACATTATCAATGGGACATGCACGTGCGATCGTGGGTGTTAAAGACGAAGTTATGGTGAAGCAACTTGCCAAACAAACCATTGATCAGCAATGGAGTGTGCGTGAGTTGGAGGAAGCTGTTCAACAACTGGATCGTTCCAAGACGGGTGAGGCCAAAGCCAAATCGAAGTTGAAGAAGAAAGATCCATTCATTGATACGTTAGAGGAATCGCTGCGTGAACGTTTCAAGACAACAGTGAAAATCAAGCATAACAAAGATAAAGGTAAAATTGAGCTCAACTACTACAGTCAACAGGATCTGGAACGGCTATTGGAATTGTTGCAATAA
- the rpsF gene encoding 30S ribosomal protein S6 has product MRKYEVMYIIRPDIEQEVVQATVDKFQGIISNGGGEVTAHDVMGKRRLAYEIKKFRDGFYVLVHFTAEPAVVTELERLMKISDEVIRYLITNDVKSA; this is encoded by the coding sequence ATGCGCAAATATGAAGTGATGTACATTATTCGTCCTGACATTGAGCAAGAAGTTGTTCAAGCTACAGTCGATAAATTCCAAGGCATCATCTCCAACGGCGGTGGTGAAGTTACAGCTCACGACGTTATGGGTAAACGCCGTCTTGCGTATGAGATCAAGAAATTCCGTGATGGTTTTTATGTTCTGGTACATTTCACTGCTGAACCAGCAGTTGTAACTGAACTTGAGCGTCTCATGAAGATTTCTGACGAAGTAATTCGTTATCTCATTACCAACGACGTTAAGTCTGCTTAA